One Marinibacterium anthonyi genomic region harbors:
- the cutL_1 gene encoding Carbon monoxide dehydrogenase large chain translates to MEKFGKSQPVKRVEDSRFLTGNGRYVDDIAPVGALHAYYLRSPVAHARITSLDVTDARDAEGVAAVFTIDDMEAAGITIAMPGTVVENRDGSEGAKPLRPMLAKGKVCYVGEPMAVVFAETLTQARDAAELIEFDFDDLPAKLDLARGGETIHDVAADNLAFDWGMGDEAATEAAFREAAKTVSLEVGDNRIIVNSMEPRGCYAEWARDRLHVAFNGQGVWGLKALMAATFGLEADAVRITNPDVGGGFGMKSGPYPEYFSVALAAKLLGRPVRWMADRSEAMMADNGGRDLVSLAELAFDESNRITAYRVKTRCNLGAYNSNYGQPIQTLLFSRVLMGTYDVQTTWLNVEGYYTNTTQVDAYRGAGRPEAIYVLERVMDRAARELGVDPMDLRRINFIKPDQFPYKTATGENYDVGDFVKVMTRAGAEADIAGLAARKAADEKAGRLRGQGICYYIESILGDPSETAKVEFHEDGKVSIYVGTQSNGQGHETVYAQFLSDQTGIPADRITVVQGDSDLIAKGGGTGGSRSVTTQTTATLATVDAMVTAFVPYLADKMGVDPDTVEFDAETFRAPGSNMRPTLIEAAQMARQDNRTDLLTHQRTATLPGRSYPNGCHVAEVVVDPETGVVTLDRYTVVDDFGNLINPMLAEGQVHGGVAQGVGQALSEHVVHDEDGQLLTATFMDYAMPRASDMVQIRFTSEPVPSTANLMGMKGCGEAGTVGALAAVSNAVQDALWARGVRQADMPFTPLRVWEMLKDAQVAAE, encoded by the coding sequence ATGGAAAAGTTCGGCAAAAGCCAGCCCGTCAAACGTGTCGAGGACAGCCGCTTTCTGACGGGTAATGGCCGTTATGTGGACGACATCGCTCCGGTCGGGGCGCTTCATGCCTATTACCTGCGCAGCCCCGTGGCGCATGCCCGGATAACCTCGCTGGACGTGACCGATGCCCGCGATGCCGAAGGCGTCGCCGCGGTCTTCACCATCGACGACATGGAAGCCGCCGGCATCACCATCGCCATGCCGGGCACCGTGGTCGAGAATCGCGATGGCTCCGAAGGCGCGAAGCCGCTTCGGCCGATGCTGGCCAAGGGCAAGGTCTGTTACGTGGGTGAACCCATGGCCGTTGTCTTTGCCGAAACCCTGACCCAGGCCCGTGATGCCGCCGAATTGATCGAATTCGATTTCGACGATCTTCCCGCCAAGCTGGACCTCGCCCGGGGCGGCGAGACGATCCATGACGTGGCGGCCGACAACCTGGCCTTCGACTGGGGGATGGGTGACGAGGCGGCGACCGAGGCGGCCTTCAGGGAGGCCGCGAAGACCGTGAGCCTCGAGGTCGGCGACAACCGGATCATCGTCAATTCCATGGAACCGCGCGGATGTTACGCCGAGTGGGCGCGCGATCGCCTGCACGTGGCCTTCAACGGCCAGGGCGTCTGGGGTCTGAAGGCGCTGATGGCCGCGACCTTCGGGCTGGAGGCGGATGCCGTGCGCATCACCAACCCCGATGTGGGTGGGGGGTTCGGCATGAAATCGGGGCCGTATCCCGAATATTTCTCTGTCGCGCTGGCGGCGAAGCTGCTGGGCCGACCGGTGCGCTGGATGGCGGACCGGTCCGAGGCGATGATGGCCGACAATGGCGGCCGCGACCTTGTTTCGCTGGCCGAACTGGCTTTTGACGAAAGCAACAGGATCACTGCCTACCGGGTAAAGACCCGCTGCAACCTGGGCGCCTACAATTCGAACTACGGTCAGCCGATCCAGACCTTGCTGTTCTCGCGCGTGCTGATGGGCACCTATGATGTGCAGACCACCTGGCTGAACGTCGAGGGCTATTACACCAACACCACCCAGGTGGACGCCTACCGCGGGGCCGGGCGGCCCGAGGCGATCTATGTGCTGGAACGCGTCATGGACCGGGCCGCGCGCGAGCTTGGCGTCGACCCGATGGACCTGCGCCGGATCAATTTCATCAAACCCGACCAGTTTCCCTACAAGACCGCCACGGGTGAAAACTATGACGTGGGCGATTTCGTCAAGGTGATGACGCGGGCCGGGGCCGAAGCCGACATCGCGGGCCTTGCCGCGCGCAAGGCGGCGGATGAAAAGGCCGGACGTCTTCGCGGACAGGGCATCTGTTACTATATCGAAAGCATTCTGGGCGATCCTTCCGAGACCGCGAAGGTCGAATTCCACGAGGATGGCAAGGTGAGCATTTATGTCGGCACACAGTCGAACGGGCAGGGGCACGAGACCGTCTATGCCCAGTTCCTGTCGGACCAGACCGGCATTCCGGCGGACAGGATCACCGTCGTGCAGGGCGACAGCGACCTGATCGCCAAGGGCGGGGGCACGGGCGGGTCGCGGTCGGTGACCACGCAGACCACGGCGACGCTGGCCACGGTGGATGCCATGGTGACGGCCTTCGTGCCCTACCTGGCCGACAAGATGGGGGTGGATCCCGACACCGTCGAATTCGATGCCGAGACGTTCCGCGCGCCCGGGTCGAACATGCGGCCCACCTTGATCGAGGCCGCGCAGATGGCGCGACAGGACAACCGCACCGACCTGCTGACGCATCAGCGGACGGCGACGCTGCCGGGGCGGTCCTATCCCAACGGCTGCCATGTGGCCGAGGTGGTGGTGGATCCCGAGACCGGGGTCGTGACGCTGGACCGCTACACCGTGGTCGACGATTTCGGAAACCTTATCAACCCGATGCTGGCCGAAGGCCAGGTGCATGGCGGGGTGGCGCAGGGGGTGGGCCAGGCGCTGAGCGAACATGTCGTCCATGACGAGGATGGCCAGCTTCTGACCGCGACATTCATGGATTACGCGATGCCCCGGGCCAGCGACATGGTCCAGATCCGGTTCACCTCGGAACCCGTGCCATCGACCGCCAACCTGATGGGGATGAAGGGCTGTGGCGAGGCCGGGACCGTCGGCGCTCTGGCGGCGGTGTCGAATGCGGTGCAGGATGCACTTTGGGCGCGGGGCGTGCGCCAGGCGGACATGCCGTTCACGCCGCTCAGAGTTTGGGAAATGCTTAAGGATGCCCAGGTCGCCGCTGAGTGA
- a CDS encoding hypothetical protein (putative conserved protein), giving the protein MIVFDGTLATLDPGRETNAGLTYKLCREVGAPVLAHYEKGVQWPNWRSTMDVLKGKGTSRKIRRAYGRLASRYRPGDRIFLFGFSRGAFAARSLAGVIDMVGLLRPEHATHANVRLAYRHYEQNPYGHAAAAFSREFCHAPGTVEIEMIGAWDTVKALGLRVPILWRLVRDRHNYHNHNLGPSVKAGFHALALDETRRAYEPVMWTSLPGWTGRLEQVWFAGTHGDVGGEIDEVAGARERSNISLVWMLERAEECGLPLPEEWRARFPCDPDAPSIGTWRGWAKVMVLRAPREVGRDRSERLHESVPPGVVPESWSDRMSALWSGLRGEA; this is encoded by the coding sequence GTGATCGTCTTCGACGGCACGCTGGCCACGCTTGATCCGGGGCGCGAGACAAATGCGGGCCTGACCTACAAGCTGTGTCGCGAGGTCGGCGCGCCGGTGCTGGCGCATTACGAGAAGGGCGTGCAGTGGCCCAACTGGCGGTCCACCATGGACGTGCTGAAGGGCAAGGGCACCAGCCGCAAGATCCGCCGGGCCTATGGCCGCCTGGCCTCGCGCTATCGGCCGGGCGACCGGATCTTCCTGTTCGGATTCTCGCGCGGGGCCTTCGCCGCGCGGTCGCTGGCCGGGGTGATCGACATGGTCGGCCTTTTGCGGCCCGAACATGCCACCCACGCCAACGTGCGCCTGGCCTACCGGCATTATGAACAGAACCCCTATGGCCATGCGGCGGCGGCATTTTCCAGGGAATTCTGCCATGCCCCGGGCACGGTCGAGATCGAGATGATCGGCGCCTGGGACACGGTCAAGGCGCTGGGGCTGCGCGTGCCGATCCTGTGGCGGCTGGTGCGGGACCGGCACAATTACCACAATCACAACCTTGGGCCTTCGGTGAAGGCGGGGTTCCACGCGCTGGCCCTGGACGAAACGCGCAGGGCCTATGAACCGGTGATGTGGACCTCGCTGCCCGGTTGGACGGGGCGGCTGGAACAGGTGTGGTTCGCCGGTACCCATGGCGATGTGGGCGGGGAAATCGACGAGGTGGCCGGAGCGCGTGAGCGGTCGAACATCTCGCTGGTGTGGATGCTGGAGCGGGCCGAGGAATGCGGCCTGCCGCTGCCCGAGGAGTGGCGCGCGCGGTTCCCCTGCGATCCCGATGCGCCGTCGATCGGCACGTGGCGGGGCTGGGCCAAGGTCATGGTCCTGCGCGCCCCGCGCGAAGTGGGGCGGGACCGGTCGGAACGGCTGCACGAAAGCGTGCCGCCCGGGGTGGTGCCGGAGAGCTGGAGCGACCGTATGTCGGCCCTGTGGTCGGGGCTGCGC